ACAATTTCTGTCTAGTGGATGTCTTTGCAGGAAACGGGTTGAAAAATGCCCGTCGCTTCTGCTAACCGAAGTTTAATCGGATATAGATTCGATTAGTATCAcaacatttttttgtaatgatacGTATAGATATTGAGGCCTTAAAACTAGGGCGCAAGTATTGCTTTTGACTTCAGCCCTTCGTTACCAATCGTCCTCATACAAAACGCATAATTTTACAGTGTCTATACTCATCGACCTGTCTATAGAATTTTTTGTATGTTGATGACACTCCATATGGTCACCATTAGAGTAAGCAATTGCCGGGAAGGATACCTACTGAGTTATATTTCGAAAATCGCTGTTGCACGTTATTTTGTAAAGGGTttcatttgtaataaattaaatataaatagatacgtACCTTGATCAGATAGTTGGCGATTTAACATAAAGGTATATGCATTCACACCCACTTTCGAAACTACATAGGGAGAATCACCCCATCCGTCAGCGCCATCTCTGTTTAACTTCACCGATTCCAGGTAACTTTCCATTAAAACAGTCAattgttccaaatttaaatttggaTCAATGAATTTTTTCCTTAACTCTTCTGATGGTATTCTCGATAAGTGTCCAGAGGAGCTCGTTATATTGAGTATGCTCCCATTTTCGTTAACCAACGGCAAAATTGCTTCGGTAAAGTTTACTAAAGCGAAAAAGTTTACGAGTAAAGTTTGTTCTGCCTGAGAAGCTTTCGGTTCTTTCGAGTCGTTCAGAAACAGTACGCCAGCATTATTTATCAACAAAtcaatctttttattttgagaACGAAAAAAAGAACAGAAAGTAGATATACTTTTTTCGTTAGTCACATCAAGCTGGTGATATTTAGGATTGTAACCTTGCTTCTGCAGCTCATTGCAGGCTTTATTGCCGCGTTCCGCGTCTCGAGATGTTAAATAAACTGGACCTTTGAATTCTTTGCAAAGGCCTTTAACTATGGCAAAGCCGAGTCCTTTATTGGCTCCAGTAACAACTGCTATTTTCTCGGGCATGATAATGACTACTCATGAATGATATCGAACATCGTTTGGGGACGTCATCAATATTATCTTCGTACCATTGACCTATAATATTATTGAGTGCGAAGTGAGATATTATTACTTCTAAAGATAAAACTCATACCTACATCTGGCTTTGAAATCTGGCAAGTGAGCGCATCCATAGAAACTAGGCTATGCTCAGAGTCAGGTTTTGTcaaagcaaaaattaaaaaaaaaaaattattcaacacATCAATAAAGAAGGTGGAAACTTAGATGcttacaaatgtttttttcgAGTTTTACTTCTTGTAAGTGATAAATCCTTCGTATAGCTCAATATTTTATGCAACTTGCTATGTTAGTCCCAATGGAACTCCAATCAAACAAGTAACTTAGACATTTTAAAACCAAGGTATCTAGTTGCCTCCTGAGTAACGCTAAGTAACATCCGTCATTATCCCAGTCCTAAGGCCTGTATCCTAGCTCGTGGAGTTTCATAGGTGCACGCAGATAGATATCACTTCTGCAAGCACAGTGCGGTCTCTAAAACCATAACATGTTATGCAAAAGTTGTAGTAACTGTTAATAATAAACCAAGTtctataaaactataaatacctataatgaGTATTCAGGTTAATAACTaagaaaataagtatataactaAGGTTATATtggtattcaaataaaataaacacaaacaaaGAAGTACAATCCACTGGTAAAAAAGTTCATTTTAAgaatggagggtagaggtaaggagagtcatctgtgtatatgaaaaagtgtcgtcaaaatgtattaaattaggatggcgccacatttgcatcagggtaactcttaaaagaagtgccaaatataaatattgttagagtagaggtacctctaccctccatagatcCGGTATGAAAATAAAGCCACAGATACATTAATCTGCGAATCATAAAATTtctgatttctaattttatacaatatacGCAAAGGAATCAAAAATCTTTTgctgtacaaaaaatataataataatatattcctgTCATTTCGCGCTGGTTTCAAACTATTGAGTATAATGGTAAGTGTTGGCAACCCTGCGTTTCTTTTATCTGTGCTAGCAGCTGACTGCTCGTTCATTCAGAATCCagattatttcattcattttttatcaGCTGTGTATAGTAAAGTGTGGCCTgcggtttgtttatttacattacattattaacattgTTGGAACGTtctagaattattaaatttagtaaccttcttacttttcaaagttatttattgaCCTTTTAAACACGAAGTGTTATCTGAGTAATATCAGTTATTAATTGATTATATCataagtgataaataaataagttgctACCTAAACAACGATGTCATTGTGGCAGACTACAAAACCTATATTTGGAGACGAAGTAGTTCTACGTTCTATCGATTGGCTGGAGAATTTTACATGGAGGAACGAATCAacgataaagaaagaaaaggacAAGTATCGGATAAGTTTGCAAGCTAAAGATTTCTCACCCCAACAGATTACTGTAAAAACTGTGGATGGGTTTATTATAGTGGAGGGAAAACATGAAGAGAAAAGGGATGAGGATGGTTATATTTCCCGGCACTTTGTGAGGAGGTACGCCTTGCCGGAGGGCTGTCCACCGGAATCTGTGGAATCGAGTTTGTCGTCGGATGGGATTTTAACTATCACAGCGCCTAGAAAACCGGTCGCCCGTCGGGGTACCGTCATACCAGTTTCTCACGAAGTTTCCAATGTTATATCCAAATTGTAAACAGTGTAAAAGTAGTCCAAACTCCAACAATTATTGtgataaacatattgttataatacctacctaaatataatttttattttatgtgaataaaaaatatatttagtgtcAATTTACAGCTAACAGTATGATGGCTatggataataaataataatacctataattaaaatatcttcttgattatttgtaaacaagctgtaattaaaaaaactactttttttatagtatatttatttttatcatttattgattttcaattttgtttaaattcttaacaatgcttaatttaagaaaaaaaaaatccaccctCCGGGCTTTTGGATGCCCAAGCAAACAGCGGCAAGGGcttcagagtgaggaacctcttcacaatacgcgccgtttcaaggattaCTGCCTTCTgcatccgacccttgatccaacaaccaagcgaaagcttcttaagaggTCGGTCGAAGCTTtttgcgagaagaccattgactgaaactaCGATCGGAAAAATACCGGCCGACTCAACACTCCaaatggcggtaatctcgtgagcgaCGACCAAGtctttagatactttttccttttcagctttcccCAAATTATAGTCCTGTGGTATATcgtctatttattattattattatcatcatctgtGTACACTTTAGTGTCTCAGCTAACagctggtaaaaaaaaaatggcggcaATGGCGctctaatttaaaaatggttGGATTTAAGGTTAATGTGTTGGTCGTGGTAAGTAAAGATGGTCGTGGATAAGCCTCTCGATCCGGGAGAGACTATAACCATTTCACAATATGACTCTCAATGCCCTCAAACAGCGCAACCCTCTTCCTCTCGCAAACCTGTTGGGGAATACAAGACTGTAGAATCTAATCTGAAAAAATTAATTAGTGATCCTACGTTAGCGTCCCCCTCCATTCAAAGTCAATATATACATCCCTCTCTGTCAGAGGCTCCAAAAAATATGTAAGTGACGACCACATTTATTGTGTTGATTTCCCCTGAAGTGTCCGACCCTTCAGCAGGTAAAATAGAAAACAAGAAAATGAAAGCAGTGAGACCTGGGTCCCAACGCAATCAGTAGTTGTTACAAAGTTCTCCCAGTCAAAATATATTCATACCATACATCTTTACCCGTTGAGACCTACGTTTACCGACAGTTCAATGTGTTAACTGCTGCCGCTTTGGACATGTTAAGGCCCAGTGCAATTTCAGTCCAAGATGCTTTAAATGCTCCCAATCCCATTTTGGTGAGTCATGCAGTGTTCTCCTCGATCAGGCAGTGTGTATGTTATGTTCCGGTAAACACCTAGCAACTGATAGAAATTGTCCAGAGCACTCAATCAACAGTCAATTAAAATAGTGATGTCGGATGAGAACCTGTCCTACCAAGATGCTTCATCCCTGTTTCCACCAGTTCGCCTTTCTAATGCTGATATAGCAAAAGGAATGTTTTGTCCTACTTCATTTTCCAACAGAACCATTCCAAAATACACTTTTTTACCTCATGTGCCAACCAAGTCATATAAACAAACTGTTTTTCGTCCTCCCAGTCCAAGAGCTCCAATGAGAAAGGGGTTCGATAGACAGGCACACAATGATATCACTCGCAGTGGATCCTCCCTGGGCAATGGGTATTCTCTGAACAATGAtcacacatatatatacacatatctTTCCTCTAATGATAATCTGATCCCTACTCTTACCAAATCTCTCACTACTATTATTGAAATTCTGGTctaaacccattaccgtcc
The sequence above is drawn from the Pararge aegeria chromosome 24, ilParAegt1.1, whole genome shotgun sequence genome and encodes:
- the LOC120634663 gene encoding carbonyl reductase [NADPH] 3-like → MPEKIAVVTGANKGLGFAIVKGLCKEFKGPVYLTSRDAERGNKACNELQKQGYNPKYHQLDVTNEKSISTFCSFFRSQNKKIDLLINNAGVLFLNDSKEPKASQAEQTLLVNFFALVNFTEAILPLVNENGSILNITSSSGHLSRIPSEELRKKFIDPNLNLEQLTVLMESYLESVKLNRDGADGWGDSPYVVSKVGVNAYTFMLNRQLSDQGILVNCFHPGYVMSDMTRGAGSVTPEKAAEGALECALQPAGGGLYVWHNGAIVEWDGPDPRGFIDGKSV
- the LOC120634489 gene encoding protein lethal(2)essential for life-like; this translates as MSLWQTTKPIFGDEVVLRSIDWLENFTWRNESTIKKEKDKYRISLQAKDFSPQQITVKTVDGFIIVEGKHEEKRDEDGYISRHFVRRYALPEGCPPESVESSLSSDGILTITAPRKPVARRGTVIPVSHEVSNVISKL